A region of Bacillus rossius redtenbacheri isolate Brsri chromosome 2, Brsri_v3, whole genome shotgun sequence DNA encodes the following proteins:
- the LOC134528820 gene encoding uncharacterized protein LOC134528820 yields the protein MASFKLVVACFLLAACVLTPVLARSYLLDDGTGEVVDEAEVEKRGKQRAPAPVHEVEDDSGGLTLFYWPYRSDVVDDRRATSLRVDHAGRGAGAERQGDDDDDDDDDDDDDEDDDEDDEDDDWDEAAPVGSTRPGSDGPPPEPERERQTYLTNPDEAEELLDYHPVYVTGELKKPNKYKDEVSFVARPDKHAYISDKISVHETEASEKPKHHKNVVHLANRPDKHAYLDNQGLVYETEASEIPERYQNEVSLATRPEELKHVGDRDQVYRREGLEEPEESRYESQPILQDTVSTHFDVPSRESAVRRGETPERDPDHSRDKVLTSVAPEKAKHRLRPVYSFVISNKQGHVKWGVRHYV from the exons ATGGCGTCCTTCAAGCTG GTGGTCGCGTGTTTCCTGCTGGCAGCCTGTGTCCTGACGCCGGTCCTCGCCCGCAGCTACCTTCTGGACGACGGGACTGGGGAAG TGGTGGACGAAGCAGAGGTCGAGAAGAGAGGCAAGCAGAGGGCCCCGGCTCCTGTGCACGAGGTGGAGGACGACTCTGGGGGGCTGACACTGTTCTATTGGCCGTACAGGAGCGACGTCGTGGACGATAGGCGCGCAACATCGCTTCGGGTCGACCACGCTGGCCGTGGCGCTGGTGCCGAGAGACAaggcgacgacgacgacgacgacgacgacgacgacgacgacgacgaagacGACGACGAAGACGACGAAGACGACGACTGGGACGAGGCCGCACCTGTCGGGTCGACCCGTCCAGGGAGCGACGGTCCACCGCCTGAGCCGGAACGCGAGAGGCAGACGTATCTTACCAACCCTGATGAGGCTGAAGAATTACTTGATTACCATCCGGTTTACGTAACTGGAGAGTTAAAGAAACCAAATAAATACAAGGACGAGGTTTCATTTGTCGCCAGACCTGACAAACATGCTTACATAAGTGATAAAATCTCAGTACACGAAACCGAAGCCTCGGAGAAACCTAAACACCACAAGAATGTGGTTCATCTTGCTAACAGGCCAGACAAACATGCATACTTAGATAATCAAGGCTTGGTTTACGAAACTGAAGCCTCGGAGATACCTGAACGGTACCAGAATGAGGTTTCACTTGCCACCAGGCCTGAGGAACTTAAACATGTAGGAGATCGTGATCAGGTGTACAGGAGAGAAGGCTTGGAGGAACCAGAAGAATCTCGGTATGAGTCTCAGCCTATCCTGCAGGATACTGTTTCTACACACTTTGATGTACCATCCAGAGAATCTGCTGTAAGGCGAGGTGAGACACCTGAGCGCGATCCGGATCACAGTCGTGATAAAGTCTTAACTTCTGTTGCCCCGGAGAAGGCTAAACACCGTCTAAGACCAGTGTACTCTTTTGTAATAAGTAACAAGCAAGGACATGTTAAATGGGGAGTGCGACATTACGTCTAG